A window of the Streptomyces finlayi genome harbors these coding sequences:
- a CDS encoding ATP-binding protein, whose product MPILKELYSFDRTDIHQLRDFLLNQRRLSGWTQEELSDRSGVSVRTIRNLETGSNTNPRRTSVNLLLTALGATATAFSEPAPWDSGRRPALGQPPDPHSDTTALPPWQGPRPLGDALVGRQADMGHVLSAAQRSRLIVLTGPGGVGKTRIALAAASRLRPLFQGGVAVAELHDIPPQHLEPAASAAELTRVVRRLTSDEGGARAGAGLGRRLLVLDSAEHVSQQTARVARQLLDEHPGLQIMVTSRRALAVGAAETWEVEPLSCDQRDSSDTELPSAVELFLRRVRASLPTLDLGNRLPLVQQLCRLLDGMPLAIEVAARGLRSLPLTTLLHDATLFHLLAHVDAGDLSRHRTLSDSVRWSYDLLPTPHRELLRELSSLPRTFSLDAIPAQSGGGHGSTRVAHLLAELADVSLVQIHRGQQYRYGVHALVRHWVTQEERSTGLGRSTEQGREWPALAGSAWRQAI is encoded by the coding sequence ATGCCGATTCTGAAAGAACTCTACTCTTTCGACAGAACAGACATTCACCAACTCCGCGACTTCCTTCTCAATCAACGCAGACTATCCGGCTGGACGCAGGAGGAGCTCTCCGACCGCTCCGGCGTCAGTGTCCGGACCATCCGCAATCTGGAAACCGGCTCCAACACCAATCCACGTCGGACCTCCGTAAACCTGCTACTCACCGCGCTCGGCGCAACCGCCACCGCGTTCTCCGAGCCGGCGCCCTGGGACAGCGGGCGCCGGCCAGCGCTCGGGCAGCCCCCAGACCCCCACTCCGACACGACAGCGCTCCCGCCGTGGCAGGGCCCCCGGCCCTTGGGCGACGCGTTGGTGGGCCGCCAGGCCGACATGGGGCACGTCCTCTCCGCCGCGCAGCGCAGTCGGCTGATCGTTCTCACCGGACCCGGTGGCGTGGGCAAGACCCGCATCGCCCTGGCCGCGGCATCCCGGCTGCGCCCGCTGTTCCAGGGCGGAGTGGCCGTCGCCGAACTGCACGACATCCCGCCCCAGCATCTGGAACCCGCCGCTTCAGCAGCTGAGTTGACGCGTGTAGTGCGGCGTCTGACCAGTGACGAAGGCGGTGCGCGTGCCGGTGCTGGGCTCGGACGGCGGCTCCTGGTCCTGGACAGTGCCGAGCATGTCTCGCAGCAGACGGCACGGGTCGCGCGGCAGCTCCTCGACGAGCATCCCGGACTTCAGATCATGGTGACCTCGCGCCGCGCCCTGGCCGTCGGCGCGGCCGAGACCTGGGAGGTCGAGCCGCTTTCGTGCGATCAGCGGGACAGCTCGGACACCGAGCTCCCGAGCGCGGTGGAGCTGTTCCTGCGCCGGGTACGGGCCAGTCTGCCGACGCTCGACCTCGGCAACCGTCTGCCGCTGGTGCAGCAGCTCTGCCGACTCCTCGACGGCATGCCACTCGCGATAGAAGTGGCCGCGCGAGGACTCAGATCACTCCCTCTCACCACCCTCCTGCACGACGCGACGCTCTTCCATCTGCTCGCACACGTCGACGCCGGTGACCTGTCGCGGCACCGCACGCTGTCGGACAGCGTGCGGTGGAGCTACGACCTGTTGCCTACGCCTCACCGCGAGCTGCTCCGTGAACTGTCCTCACTGCCCCGCACGTTCTCCCTGGACGCGATCCCGGCCCAGTCGGGCGGCGGACACGGAAGCACACGCGTCGCTCATCTCCTGGCCGAACTCGCGGACGTCTCACTGGTCCAGATCCATCGGGGGCAGCAGTACAGATATGGGGTCCACGCACTCGTGCGGCACTGGGTCACACAGGAGGAGCGCTCGACGGGCCTCGGACGGTCCACCGAGCAGGGCCGCGAGTGGCCCGCACTCGCGGGCAGCGCCTGGCGCCAAGCTATCTGA
- a CDS encoding acyl carrier protein, with the protein MTHTPAAIGTEAIAPVVIGMVQVIAPRKLDRIDLDHRLVGDLGFHSLVLAELGYNLEDLFTLQALNPEAAMKLERVSDVIELVSAEVAAGRAALPDAETMSGMFSRYGVDSPLV; encoded by the coding sequence ATGACTCACACTCCTGCAGCCATCGGCACCGAGGCCATCGCTCCCGTGGTGATCGGTATGGTCCAGGTGATCGCGCCACGCAAGCTGGACCGGATCGATCTCGACCACCGGCTCGTCGGTGACCTCGGCTTCCACTCCTTGGTCCTCGCGGAGCTCGGCTACAACCTGGAGGATCTCTTCACCCTCCAGGCGCTGAATCCTGAGGCCGCCATGAAGCTGGAGCGGGTCAGCGACGTGATCGAGCTGGTCAGCGCCGAGGTGGCCGCGGGCCGGGCGGCGCTGCCCGACGCGGAGACCATGAGCGGCATGTTCAGCCGCTACGGCGTCGACAGCCCCCTGGTATGA
- a CDS encoding MFS transporter — translation MAQARPEETEPVSVSPPSLWRDRDYMYWWSGNGLSTLGTSVSTLAFPLLVLHLTGSAAQAGVITVLHMVGRLATLAVGGALADRVSRRAILCLVPLVQAVSMGVVALLVHRGDPSITPIGAMALLSGLAAGLRVGVSMPVLRRIVPKEQVATATAQGMGRDMVAQLIGAPLGGLLYSMGRWIPFLFDAVSFLFVTLGSLLIRRPLGPDRHPDDGPRASLAKDVGDGLRMIRRSDYLVFTLIWGAVLNAVAEGFILLFVVLVQHRGGGPTAVGLATSLAVTGGVIGAVLGPLLMGKLGARRVLIISAWVFMASFAVVVSVSQPWQIGLVVMVGMVSMVPMNVVIESYEVRLVPDQYQGRVAATSRFFIQAVQWIGPLGAGILADAAGVERAILVLAAAMALLAITLHAARRYLKVLDIPLADVEELPPPGAVPTGEQSGPAAPPQDDILTPATGSETLGDTQQR, via the coding sequence ATGGCGCAGGCGCGTCCCGAAGAGACCGAGCCGGTTTCGGTCAGCCCCCCGTCGCTGTGGCGGGATCGCGACTACATGTACTGGTGGTCGGGGAACGGCCTGTCGACGCTGGGCACCAGCGTGTCGACGCTCGCCTTCCCCCTGCTTGTCCTCCACCTGACCGGATCCGCCGCCCAGGCCGGCGTCATCACCGTCCTGCACATGGTCGGCAGGCTGGCCACCCTCGCGGTGGGCGGGGCGCTGGCGGACCGGGTGTCCCGCCGCGCCATCCTGTGTCTCGTACCGCTGGTCCAGGCAGTGTCGATGGGCGTCGTCGCCCTGCTGGTACACAGGGGCGACCCCTCGATCACCCCGATCGGCGCGATGGCCCTGCTCAGTGGTCTGGCGGCCGGACTGCGGGTCGGTGTCTCGATGCCGGTTCTCCGCAGGATCGTACCCAAGGAGCAGGTCGCGACCGCGACGGCCCAAGGGATGGGCCGCGACATGGTCGCCCAGTTGATCGGCGCTCCGCTCGGTGGCCTGCTGTACTCGATGGGCCGCTGGATCCCGTTCCTCTTCGACGCGGTCTCCTTCCTCTTCGTCACCCTGGGCTCCCTGCTGATCCGCCGGCCCCTCGGCCCGGACCGGCACCCCGACGACGGGCCGCGGGCCAGCCTGGCCAAGGACGTGGGCGACGGCCTGCGCATGATCAGGCGCAGCGACTACCTGGTGTTCACGCTCATCTGGGGCGCCGTACTCAACGCCGTCGCCGAGGGTTTCATCCTGCTTTTCGTGGTGCTGGTACAGCACCGGGGAGGCGGGCCCACGGCGGTCGGTCTCGCCACCTCGCTCGCGGTCACCGGTGGTGTCATCGGAGCGGTCCTCGGCCCGCTGCTGATGGGCAAGCTGGGCGCACGGCGGGTCCTGATCATCTCCGCGTGGGTCTTCATGGCCTCGTTCGCCGTGGTGGTGTCGGTCTCCCAGCCGTGGCAGATCGGCCTGGTCGTGATGGTCGGCATGGTCAGCATGGTGCCGATGAACGTCGTGATCGAGTCGTACGAGGTCCGGCTGGTCCCGGACCAGTACCAGGGCAGGGTCGCGGCGACCAGCCGCTTCTTCATCCAAGCGGTCCAGTGGATCGGCCCGTTGGGAGCGGGCATCCTCGCCGACGCGGCCGGCGTGGAGCGGGCCATCCTGGTGCTGGCGGCAGCCATGGCCCTGCTGGCGATCACCCTGCACGCGGCGCGGCGGTATTTGAAGGTGCTCGACATCCCGCTGGCCGACGTGGAGGAACTTCCCCCGCCAGGGGCCGTGCCCACCGGCGAGCAGAGTGGGCCGGCGGCCCCTCCGCAGGACGACATCCTCACCCCGGCGACCGGGAGCGAGACGCTTGGAGACACACAGCAGCGATGA
- a CDS encoding cytochrome P450, translating into MDTRPALDQGPLDAVDLADPLLHAHHDLGPLWRRLRAEAPVHWQPESSSRPGFWVITGYTDVVSVLSDSASFTSERGNVLDTLLAGGDSAAGRMLAVTDGQPHKALRSALLKPFSPRSLDVVVESVRRGTRRLVEEAVERGEVDFAADVAAHIPLAAICDLLGVPPSDRQHIIELTSSALSTEDGLPNEEATWASRNGLLLYFSELAAARHDKPYDDVVSLLVTKEIDGRPLTHEEIVFNCYSIIMGGHETTRFSMVGGLQALMDRPGQWRALKSGEVTTDSAVEEVLRWTSPALHSGRTATQDLFLGDQFVEEGDIVTTWLASANRDGRVFAEPDEFDLARTPNKHLSFAYGPHFCLGAFLARAELTALLESLCDLVAEARPTGPPSYVYSNFLSGLSSQPVSLTGEPAARRAPLTSSAGGVCPGTSDRRAAPGSGAPPGCTLPTV; encoded by the coding sequence ATGGACACCCGCCCCGCACTCGATCAGGGTCCGCTCGACGCCGTTGATCTCGCCGATCCGCTCCTGCACGCCCACCACGACCTGGGGCCGTTGTGGCGCCGCCTGCGGGCCGAGGCGCCGGTGCACTGGCAGCCCGAAAGCAGTAGCCGTCCAGGGTTCTGGGTGATCACCGGTTACACGGACGTCGTCTCGGTACTCAGCGACAGCGCGAGCTTCACCTCGGAGCGGGGCAACGTGCTGGACACCCTGCTCGCCGGCGGTGACTCGGCAGCCGGGAGGATGCTGGCCGTCACGGACGGACAGCCGCACAAGGCGCTGCGCAGCGCCCTGCTGAAGCCGTTCTCGCCGCGCTCCCTCGACGTGGTGGTCGAGAGCGTGCGGCGCGGTACCCGGCGGCTGGTCGAGGAGGCGGTGGAGCGGGGCGAGGTGGACTTCGCCGCCGACGTGGCCGCGCACATTCCGCTCGCCGCCATCTGTGACCTGCTCGGCGTGCCGCCCTCCGACCGGCAGCACATCATCGAGCTCACCTCCTCCGCCCTGTCCACCGAGGACGGGCTCCCCAACGAGGAGGCAACCTGGGCGTCGCGCAACGGACTGCTGCTCTACTTCTCGGAGCTGGCCGCCGCCCGGCACGACAAGCCGTACGACGATGTTGTCAGCCTGCTGGTGACCAAGGAAATCGACGGGCGGCCCCTCACGCACGAGGAGATCGTCTTCAACTGTTACAGCATCATCATGGGCGGCCACGAGACGACCCGCTTCTCGATGGTCGGCGGGCTCCAGGCGCTGATGGACCGGCCCGGTCAGTGGCGGGCGCTCAAGTCCGGCGAGGTGACCACGGACTCGGCGGTCGAGGAGGTACTGCGCTGGACGAGCCCTGCTCTGCACAGCGGGCGGACCGCGACCCAGGACCTCTTCCTCGGTGACCAGTTCGTCGAGGAGGGCGACATCGTCACCACCTGGCTGGCCTCCGCCAACCGCGACGGTCGGGTCTTCGCCGAGCCCGACGAGTTCGACCTGGCGCGGACCCCCAACAAGCACCTGTCGTTCGCCTACGGGCCACACTTCTGCCTCGGTGCCTTCCTGGCCCGCGCCGAGCTGACGGCCCTCCTGGAGAGCCTGTGCGACCTGGTCGCCGAGGCCCGTCCGACAGGCCCGCCGAGTTATGTGTACTCGAACTTCCTGAGCGGTCTCTCGTCCCAGCCGGTGAGCCTCACCGGAGAGCCGGCAGCGCGTCGAGCACCGCTGACATCGTCTGCCGGGGGTGTGTGCCCGGGAACGAGTGACCGCCGGGCAGCACCCGGGTCCGGTGCTCCGCCGGGGTGTACGCTGCCCACGGTCTGA
- a CDS encoding acyl carrier protein, whose protein sequence is MTTESGIEPKSLFRISEDEIAQFVVERFLPGVERTELDQDYDLLATGVIDSLGVLHIASWLGKQHGITLTGPELTAGNFRSVRTIRETAERAEAGGAA, encoded by the coding sequence ATGACCACCGAATCCGGGATCGAACCGAAGTCACTGTTCAGGATCTCCGAGGATGAGATCGCCCAGTTCGTAGTCGAGCGCTTTCTTCCCGGTGTCGAGCGGACCGAACTCGACCAGGATTACGACCTGTTGGCGACCGGAGTGATTGATAGCCTCGGGGTGCTGCACATCGCGAGCTGGCTGGGGAAGCAGCACGGCATCACCCTGACCGGCCCTGAGCTGACAGCCGGTAACTTCCGTTCCGTGCGGACCATCCGGGAGACGGCCGAGCGGGCGGAAGCGGGTGGCGCGGCATGA
- a CDS encoding 4'-phosphopantetheinyl transferase family protein — MIAEVVPAGVRAREAFDDDGPDSSITLFATEQAVVEGVLDERRKEFTTVRGCARAALAALGVAPAPLVPGPLGAPGWPAGVVGSMTHCRNYRAAAVAPTKDFAALGIDAEPREPLPRFMAERIVTDVEAGWLRQDFPSAAGLPLDRLLFCAKEASYKAFSPWTGTRFGFRDFTVRLRPDGTFRTTPPTPGTPFSSPYPAGLTGRWAARSSLLLSVVAFSASYAPNGYLDGLAPKAGKNWDN, encoded by the coding sequence GTGATCGCTGAGGTGGTGCCCGCCGGGGTGCGGGCGCGGGAGGCATTCGACGACGACGGCCCGGACTCCTCCATCACCCTCTTCGCCACCGAACAGGCGGTGGTGGAAGGGGTGCTCGACGAGCGGCGCAAGGAGTTCACCACGGTGCGCGGGTGCGCCCGTGCGGCACTGGCCGCCCTCGGGGTGGCTCCGGCGCCCTTGGTGCCCGGCCCCCTGGGCGCACCCGGCTGGCCTGCGGGGGTCGTGGGGAGCATGACCCATTGCCGAAACTACCGCGCGGCCGCTGTCGCGCCGACCAAGGACTTCGCCGCTCTGGGCATCGACGCGGAGCCGCGGGAGCCCCTCCCCCGCTTCATGGCGGAGCGGATCGTCACGGACGTCGAGGCGGGCTGGCTCCGGCAGGACTTTCCCTCGGCTGCCGGTCTGCCACTGGACCGTCTGCTCTTCTGCGCCAAGGAGGCTTCCTACAAGGCGTTCTCGCCCTGGACGGGAACCCGTTTCGGCTTTCGGGACTTCACCGTTCGGCTGCGGCCCGACGGCACGTTCCGCACCACTCCCCCGACGCCCGGAACGCCCTTTTCATCCCCCTACCCAGCTGGGCTCACAGGGCGCTGGGCGGCGCGTTCCAGCCTGCTCCTGTCCGTAGTGGCATTTTCAGCCAGCTACGCACCCAATGGCTACCTGGACGGTTTGGCGCCGAAAGCAGGGAAAAATTGGGATAATTAG
- a CDS encoding 3-oxoacyl-ACP synthase III family protein — METSVEMGIVATGTAFGTRRDVAETAGEYLPDPEAVTKLGYESYHRVADGVTAVDLAAEASRAALENAGLGIEDVDLIVLGHSDIPQYLGWDPSAAVARALGAHGTPTVLFTQSCAAWSLALDHAAGAMALSPDTGTVLVAMVNVVSETHTNRMDFNGTIASDGAAAAVLRRGHPRFRRLSSASFTNPEFADLFRIEVGGSAHPVPPPGRTHRDLDPMIAVYEHFGADPERFGRFIGEVVGRFADVVDQALARAGRDRSELARLIYFNDSQRAIHGVADAIGIHVARTNAELARRLGHMGAADQLVSLHLHAEAGELVPGDLVALAGVASPGMHWFCTLVEV; from the coding sequence GTGGAGACTTCGGTGGAGATGGGTATCGTTGCGACCGGTACCGCGTTCGGCACTCGACGCGATGTGGCCGAGACCGCGGGCGAGTACCTTCCCGATCCCGAGGCTGTCACCAAACTGGGCTACGAGAGCTATCACCGGGTGGCCGACGGTGTGACCGCGGTCGACCTGGCGGCCGAGGCGTCCCGCGCCGCCCTGGAGAACGCCGGCCTCGGCATCGAGGACGTGGACCTGATCGTCCTCGGCCACTCCGACATCCCTCAGTACCTGGGATGGGACCCCTCGGCGGCGGTGGCCAGGGCGCTCGGCGCCCATGGCACCCCCACCGTGCTGTTCACCCAGTCCTGTGCCGCGTGGTCGCTGGCCCTCGACCACGCGGCGGGTGCGATGGCGCTCTCGCCCGACACGGGCACCGTACTGGTGGCCATGGTCAACGTGGTCAGCGAGACGCACACCAACCGGATGGACTTCAACGGCACCATCGCCAGTGACGGGGCCGCCGCCGCTGTCCTGCGGCGTGGGCATCCACGCTTCCGTCGGCTCTCCTCCGCGAGCTTCACCAATCCCGAGTTCGCGGATCTGTTCCGTATCGAGGTCGGCGGTTCCGCCCACCCCGTACCGCCCCCGGGCCGGACTCATCGGGACTTGGACCCGATGATCGCGGTCTACGAACACTTCGGCGCGGACCCCGAGCGCTTCGGGCGGTTCATCGGGGAGGTCGTCGGGCGGTTCGCCGACGTGGTCGATCAGGCGCTGGCGCGGGCCGGCCGGGACCGGAGCGAACTGGCCCGGCTCATCTACTTCAACGACAGCCAACGGGCGATCCACGGCGTCGCCGACGCGATCGGCATCCACGTCGCCCGCACCAACGCCGAACTCGCCCGCCGACTCGGGCACATGGGCGCTGCCGATCAGCTGGTGTCCCTCCACCTGCACGCAGAGGCCGGAGAGCTGGTCCCGGGGGACCTCGTTGCCCTCGCGGGTGTCGCCTCCCCCGGCATGCACTGGTTCTGCACGCTCGTCGAGGTGTGA
- a CDS encoding SDR family NAD(P)-dependent oxidoreductase — translation MRTVIVSGASSGIGLATAERFARSGDHVVNLDIQALTGDAADGPREGGGEIRTVMLDIADWTAVGEAVDQVHADRGRLDIVIANAGISVRHSILDLTEADARRTLDVNLMGVLALWRHAVPYMLREGHGVLLATASVNGSRGYPLYADYNASKAGVASLCQTFAVELSPLIRTACVAPGAVLTPMQRAEYTDAMLDEVNERIPARRHALPGEIADVFHFLASPQASFISGQQFTVDGAETAGATTAFFPGPTEPMR, via the coding sequence ATGCGCACAGTCATCGTGTCCGGCGCGTCCAGCGGAATCGGACTCGCCACCGCCGAGCGGTTCGCCCGCTCGGGCGACCATGTGGTCAATCTCGACATCCAGGCACTCACCGGGGACGCGGCGGACGGCCCCCGTGAGGGCGGAGGCGAGATCCGGACGGTCATGCTCGACATCGCCGACTGGACCGCCGTGGGTGAGGCCGTCGACCAGGTGCACGCCGACCGCGGCCGCCTCGACATCGTCATCGCCAATGCGGGCATCAGCGTCCGGCACTCCATCCTCGACCTCACCGAGGCGGACGCCCGGCGCACCCTGGATGTCAATCTGATGGGTGTCCTGGCTCTGTGGCGGCACGCCGTCCCGTACATGCTGCGGGAGGGACACGGAGTGCTCCTGGCGACGGCGTCCGTCAACGGTTCGCGCGGCTACCCTCTCTACGCGGACTACAACGCCAGCAAGGCGGGTGTCGCCTCGCTGTGCCAGACCTTCGCCGTGGAGCTGAGCCCGCTGATCAGGACGGCGTGTGTCGCCCCCGGCGCCGTACTGACACCCATGCAGCGCGCCGAGTACACCGACGCGATGCTCGATGAGGTCAACGAACGCATCCCGGCCCGGCGGCACGCCCTACCCGGGGAGATCGCGGACGTGTTCCACTTCCTGGCCTCGCCGCAGGCATCCTTCATCTCCGGTCAGCAGTTCACCGTGGACGGCGCGGAGACAGCCGGTGCCACCACCGCGTTCTTCCCCGGCCCCACCGAGCCGATGCGCTGA
- a CDS encoding acyl-CoA dehydrogenase family protein produces the protein MSGHAVERPVHALVADLERTLGDPFAEGGPFSFAEIVAHEENDSLPPGAVELLRSWGFSGYLVPEEFGGRLRNLEDLFLLTRTLARRNLTLAVMFGSALLGVNSVWLWGNDEQRARVAGALLDGELACFAVSEPDHGSDLGTNETTAEPDGDDFLLTGEKWPVGNATRGRFVTVYAAIGGSRSSLLLLDKEQMEKGSWTNHPFVRTVGLRGHDLSGITFDRTRVPAGALLGRPGAGLVQIIQVLQITRTAIGALSIGTMDSVLRIALRHARDRVLYGQEIYRLPVIRRHLVNSHVDLLIAECTALPVARSLSVVPSRLSLWSSVVKYLVPTLGEEVVQEAARVLGARSYLREGVASGAFQKLQRDHAIASIFEGTTHVNLHSIASQLPAVARVADRPAVGGEEVLRQLFDWSEDAPQWHPSGRALRLTNASEDEITRGWGPAAAEARRIAECELAEPEGAALVKVLSELSERRTDFYARIAAEAPDAVSTHGQDQAAEHCVHHAAASCLYTWLYSFERERAAQGGSGWLVLVLVLQRLLRRLDHTTELEESCLPWLEELMLSSLDGPRHFSLQAVRSAAGSTSA, from the coding sequence ATGAGCGGCCACGCAGTGGAGCGCCCGGTCCACGCGCTGGTCGCCGATCTGGAGCGGACGCTCGGTGACCCGTTTGCGGAGGGCGGCCCATTCAGCTTCGCCGAGATCGTCGCGCACGAGGAGAACGACAGCCTTCCGCCAGGAGCGGTGGAGCTGCTCAGATCGTGGGGCTTCTCCGGGTACCTGGTGCCCGAGGAGTTCGGCGGTCGGCTTCGGAATCTCGAAGATCTCTTCCTGCTTACCCGTACGCTCGCGCGCCGCAATCTGACGCTCGCGGTGATGTTCGGCTCCGCGCTCCTCGGTGTCAACTCGGTTTGGCTGTGGGGGAACGACGAACAGCGCGCGCGGGTCGCGGGTGCCCTCCTGGACGGGGAGCTTGCCTGCTTCGCGGTGTCCGAACCAGACCACGGCAGCGATCTCGGCACCAACGAGACCACTGCCGAGCCCGACGGCGACGACTTCCTCCTGACCGGAGAGAAGTGGCCCGTCGGCAACGCGACCCGGGGCCGCTTCGTCACGGTTTATGCGGCGATCGGCGGTTCGCGGTCCTCCTTGTTGCTCCTTGACAAGGAGCAGATGGAGAAGGGTAGTTGGACCAACCACCCTTTCGTGAGGACTGTCGGGTTGCGCGGACACGACCTCAGCGGCATCACCTTCGACCGCACCAGGGTGCCCGCCGGCGCACTCCTCGGGCGCCCCGGTGCCGGACTGGTCCAGATCATTCAGGTGCTCCAGATCACCCGTACAGCGATCGGAGCGCTGTCCATCGGCACCATGGACTCGGTGCTGCGGATCGCTCTGCGTCACGCGCGTGATCGGGTGCTCTACGGACAGGAGATCTACAGGCTCCCTGTCATCCGGCGGCATCTGGTCAATTCCCATGTGGACCTGCTGATCGCGGAATGCACGGCGCTGCCGGTGGCGCGTTCGCTCTCCGTCGTGCCGTCCCGGCTCAGCCTGTGGTCGTCCGTGGTCAAGTACCTCGTCCCTACCCTCGGTGAGGAGGTTGTGCAGGAAGCCGCCAGGGTTCTCGGAGCCCGGAGCTATCTGCGGGAAGGCGTGGCCTCCGGCGCCTTCCAGAAGCTCCAGCGCGACCATGCGATCGCGAGCATCTTCGAGGGGACCACGCACGTCAACCTCCACAGCATCGCTTCACAGCTTCCCGCGGTGGCGCGAGTGGCCGACCGTCCCGCCGTCGGCGGGGAAGAGGTACTGCGGCAGCTCTTCGACTGGTCCGAGGATGCCCCGCAGTGGCATCCGTCGGGCAGGGCGCTGCGGCTGACCAACGCCAGTGAGGACGAGATCACCCGGGGCTGGGGCCCGGCAGCCGCCGAGGCTCGCCGGATCGCGGAATGCGAACTCGCCGAGCCCGAGGGCGCCGCGCTCGTCAAGGTTCTCAGTGAGCTCTCCGAGCGCCGGACGGACTTCTACGCGCGGATCGCCGCCGAGGCACCCGACGCCGTGTCCACGCACGGGCAGGATCAGGCCGCCGAGCACTGCGTCCACCACGCGGCTGCCTCCTGCCTCTATACCTGGCTCTACTCCTTCGAGCGAGAGCGTGCGGCGCAGGGCGGTAGCGGATGGCTGGTGCTGGTGCTGGTGCTTCAGCGACTGCTGAGGCGGCTGGACCACACGACCGAGCTGGAGGAGAGCTGCTTGCCGTGGCTGGAAGAGCTGATGCTGTCGAGCCTCGACGGCCCGCGGCACTTCTCACTCCAGGCCGTCAGATCAGCTGCCGGGTCGACGTCGGCATGA
- a CDS encoding amidase — translation MEHLVQPISLTDAAESLRTGAVEPQKYAARTVERITEVDGTVQSFVAEPGRTDRLAHAAQEAAQCGTEPGDRPPLYGVPVGIKDIIHVEGLPTGAGSALPPEVLAGAQATVVDRLLKAGALIAGKTVTGEFAVTAPGPTRNPHRLEHTPGGTSSGSAAAVAAGLVPLAIGTQTIGSLIRPAAYCGVVGFKPSHGRIPLDGVLPVAPTFDTVGIITAQVADVALAASCLCDDWRPDRAVPGRPVLGIPEGPYMGFAEPEARSAFDEQVAALRTAGYDVVSVPMFENFEEEVFDFFVINLYELSQAHADWFARYEELYDERTAEAIRQGQGAQASDHADSLARREAFRDRLAASTAEHGVDLWITPAATGPAPLGLESAGDSVMSLPWSGVGLPCLTIPTARPEGALPLGFQCVGRDGDDERLLHWALDLETVLTARGTDTCET, via the coding sequence ATGGAACATCTTGTTCAGCCCATATCACTGACAGACGCCGCCGAAAGCCTGCGGACAGGTGCCGTCGAGCCGCAGAAGTACGCGGCCAGGACTGTCGAGCGCATCACCGAAGTGGATGGCACCGTCCAGTCCTTCGTGGCGGAGCCCGGCCGGACGGACCGGTTGGCCCACGCGGCCCAGGAAGCCGCCCAGTGCGGGACGGAGCCGGGAGACCGGCCTCCGCTGTACGGCGTTCCGGTCGGGATCAAGGACATCATCCACGTCGAGGGGCTGCCCACCGGGGCGGGTTCGGCGCTGCCGCCCGAGGTCCTGGCAGGAGCACAGGCCACGGTCGTGGACCGGCTGCTCAAGGCCGGGGCACTGATCGCGGGGAAGACGGTGACGGGCGAGTTCGCCGTCACGGCGCCGGGGCCCACCCGTAATCCGCACCGGCTGGAGCACACTCCGGGCGGAACGAGCAGCGGCTCCGCCGCGGCCGTCGCCGCGGGTCTGGTGCCGCTCGCCATCGGCACCCAGACCATCGGGTCGCTCATCCGCCCCGCCGCGTACTGCGGAGTGGTCGGCTTCAAGCCCAGCCACGGACGCATTCCGCTGGACGGTGTCCTCCCCGTCGCCCCGACCTTCGACACCGTCGGCATCATCACCGCCCAGGTCGCCGACGTCGCGCTGGCAGCGAGCTGTCTGTGCGACGACTGGCGGCCCGACCGGGCGGTTCCCGGCCGGCCGGTGCTCGGCATCCCGGAGGGTCCGTACATGGGCTTCGCCGAGCCGGAGGCCCGTAGTGCTTTCGACGAGCAGGTGGCCGCGCTGCGCACGGCGGGCTACGACGTGGTGAGCGTCCCCATGTTCGAGAACTTCGAGGAAGAGGTCTTCGACTTCTTCGTGATCAACCTCTACGAGCTGTCCCAGGCCCACGCCGACTGGTTCGCGCGCTACGAGGAGCTTTACGACGAGCGCACCGCCGAGGCCATCCGCCAGGGCCAGGGCGCCCAGGCGTCCGACCACGCGGACTCACTGGCGCGACGCGAAGCGTTCCGTGACCGGCTGGCCGCGTCCACGGCCGAGCACGGCGTCGACCTGTGGATCACCCCCGCCGCCACCGGACCGGCTCCGCTCGGCCTGGAGAGCGCCGGAGACTCGGTGATGTCCCTGCCGTGGAGCGGCGTGGGCCTCCCGTGCCTCACCATCCCCACCGCCCGGCCCGAGGGCGCCCTGCCGCTCGGCTTCCAGTGCGTCGGCCGTGACGGCGATGACGAGCGCCTGCTGCACTGGGCCCTCGACCTCGAAACAGTACTCACCGCGCGGGGAACCGATACCTGTGAGACCTGA